In Labilithrix sp., the genomic stretch AGGAACGATGGACCTCCTCGCGATCTCTCGCCTGCTCACCACCCGCTTCGTCTTCGGCCCGAACGACGATCCCGCCACGATCCCGATCGCCGCGCGCGGCCTCATCGGCAACGGCCGCACCGCCGCGCTCGTCGCGGTCGACGGCTCGATCGACTGGCTCTGCCTGCCTCGCTTCGACAGCCCGAGCGTCTTCGGCCGGATCCTCGATGCCCGTCGCGGCGGAGAGATGGCGATCCGGCCGGCGTCGCGGCCGTACGAGAGCCTGCAGCGGTACGATCCGGACACCAACGTCCTCGAGACGCTGTTCTTCATGAACGGCGGCACGCTCCGCGTCATCGACTCGATGCCGTGGAGCGACGATCCGCGCGCGTCGAGCCACGAGGTCCACCGCCGGATCGACTGCCCCTCCGGCTCGGTCGAGCTCGAGATCGTCTTCGACCCGCGCTTCGACTACGCGCGCGACGTCCCCACGATCCACCTCGCGGAGCACGGCGTCCTCGCCGAGGGGAAGAACGGCGAGCGCCTCGCGCTCTCGATCTCGCAGCGCCAGCAGTTCACGCCGCGCCCCGACGGCGGGATGCGCGCGACGACGACGCTCACGCCGGGGAAGCACCTCTGGGCGGTGCTCGAGTGGGACGCGCAGAGCGTGGAGCCCACCGCGAGCTATCGGCCCTACGAGCACCTCCGCACGACGCGGCGGATGTGGCGCGAGTGGTCGTCGAAGCTCACCTACGACGGACCGTGGCGCCACCACGTCCTTCGCTCCGCGCTCGCGCTGAAGCTCCTCATTTATCGGCCGACCGGCGCGGTGGTCGCCGCGCCGACGACGTCGCTCCCGGAGTGGCCGGGCGGCCCGCGCAATTGGGATTATCGCTTCACGTGGGCGCGCGACGCGGCGATGACCATTCGCGCCGCGAACCTGATTGGATATGGCGCGGAGGCGCGCGAGTTTTACCACTTCCTCCGCGACGCCGTCGACGACCGCGTCGGGCTCGAGCTGATGTACACGATCGACGGGAAGCGCGTCCCGGAGGAGGCCGAGCTCGATCACCTCGCCGGGAGCTTCGGCGCCCGCCCCGTCCGGATCGGAAACGGCGCGCGCGACCAGACCCAGCTCGACACGACGGGCGCGATCGTCGACAGCGCCCACCTGTTCGAGCGCTTCGGCGGCACCCTCACCCTCCACGCGTGGCGGAAGCTCGCGAGCGTCATCGAGCGCGCGGAGCGGCAGTGGCGCGACGCCGACCACGGGATCTGGGAGCCGCGCCACGGCGTGCGCCACAACGTGCACTCGAAGCTGATGAACTGGCTCGCCCTCGACCGCGGCAGCCAGCTCGCGACCGCGTTCGGCCGGCGCGACCTCTCCGATCGCTGGGCGAAGTGCGCCGCCGAGGTCCACGCCGACATCTGCACGAACGGCATGGACGCGAGCAGGCGGCACTTCGTCAGCGTCTACGGCGAGGAGCGCCCCGACGCGTCGCTCCTGCTCCTCTCGACGCAGGGGTTCCTCCCCGACGACGATCCCCGCCTCGCCGAGACCGTCGCCTGGCTCCGGCGCGAGCTCTCGACCGGACCGTTCGTGCACCGCTACCACGACGCCGACGGCGTCGGCGGGCCCGAGGGCGCGTTCGTGCTGTGCGGCTTCTGGCTCGTCGAGGCCCTCGCGCTGCTCGGAGAGCTCGACCAGGCGCGCGAGATCTTCGTCGCGCACGCCGAGGCCGCCAACCACCTCGGGTTGCTCGCGGAGGAGATCGATCCGACCGATCGGGTCCAGCTCGGCAACTTCCCGCAGGCGTTCAGCCACCTCGGCCTCATCAACGCCGCGCTCCGCATCGACCTCGGGCTCCGCCTCCGCAACGAGGGCTCCTCGCGCGCGCCCCACCTCGTCGGCTCGCTCACGCGCAAGATCTGACTCGTCGCGCGCACGGGCCTACCGGCGCGCGCAGGATCGATCCTCGATCGGCGCGTCGACGAGCGGGACCGCGAGGCGCTCCGCGATCCGCGCGCGCCGCGTCGTCGCCGGCACGAGGGAGATCGTCGCCTCGTGGTGCTCGGTCCAGAGCGGCACCGCGGTGACCTCGCGCACGCGCGCTCGCGCGGGGCCCGCGTCGGGCGGCGTCTTCTCGACGACGACGCGCAGGACCGCGACGTCGCGCGGATCGCCGCGCCGCAGGGGGTCCTTGTCGGGGACGTAGTCGTAGGACTGGTTCGAGAGCAGGTTGCCGATCGAGTAGGCGACGAGCGCGTCGCGCCCGCCCGCCGAGACGCGCTCGACGCGCTGGAGCACGTGCGGATGATGTCCGATCAAGAGGTCGGCGCCGGCAAGGGCGATCATGCGCGCGACGTCGACCTGCTCGCGCCGCGGGGCCGCTTCGTACTCGTTGCCCCAGTGGAGCGAGACCGCGACGAGGTCGACGCCCGCCGCGCGCGCCGCCCTCACCTCGCGCTTGAGCGCTCCGAGATCGAGCATGCAGACCCGCGCCGGCGACGCGTCGTCCTTGAAGTTCATGAGCTGCGTCCGCGCGAACAGCGCGATCCGGATCCCCTTCACCTCGAAGTGCCGCGCCGCGCACGCCTCCGCCGGCGTCGCGCCCGCGCCGACCGCGACGAGCCCGCTCCGCCGCACCGCCTCGAGCGTGTCGAGGAGCCCCTTCATCCCCTGGTCGTAGGCGTGGTTGTTCGCGAGCGAGACGACGCCGACCCCCGCGTCGACGAGCGCGCCGAGGAGGGGCTCCTCGGCGTGGAAGACCATCGGACCGCGGCGGCCGTGCCGCTCCGTCACCGGCGACTCGAGGTTCACGAAGGCGAGGTCGGCGTCGCGGAGCGAGGCCCGCGCCGCCGCCAGCATCGCGCCGTAGCCGTCCCCTCGCTGCGCCGACTCGCGGACGGCCTCGTGCGCGATGACGTCGCCCCCGAACGCGAGCACCGCCGCGCCGTCCCCGCCCCGCGCGCACCGCTCGTCGCTCGCGTCGCGCTCCGGCGCCGCGAGCTCGACCCGCCCCGCGCTCTGCACGTGACGCGCCTCGCGCGCGACCGGCGGCGCGTCGTTCGCCCGCGACGCGCACGCGCCGAAGGCGGAGCCGAGCACCGCCCACGAGACGAGCACCGCGCACCGAGCGAGCGTCCGACGCACGCTCCGGATCCTACGCGCGTCGCGCTCCGTCGTACCACTTCAGGGGCGCTTCGGCTTCGCGGCGTCGGCGGGGGGGAGCGTCAGGGTCGTGGGGTCGTTGCGCCAGGGGGGGCGCTTGCGGCCGGTCTTGCCCGTCGCGATCTTCGACCAGGACGGGCGCACCTGCGTCGTGGCGGTCGGCGCCTCCTCCTCCGCCGGTCCTGGCTGCGCCGCGCGGCGGAACGCGATCGCGAAGTCGACCGCGGTCGCGTAGCGATCGTCGCGCTTCTTCGCGAGCGCCTTCGCGAGCACCTCCTCGATCGCGCGCGGGATGTCGGGGACGATCTCCTTCGGCCGCGTCGGGTTGCCGTGCACGACCTGGTAGAGGATCGCCGGCATGTCCGCGCCGCCGAACGGGCGCCGGCCCGTGAGCGCGCGGTACGCCACCGCGCCGAGCGAGAACACGTCCGAGCGCGCGTCGATGTCCTTGCTCTCCGCTTGCTCCGGCGACATGTAGCCCGGCGTCCCGACGAGATCGCCCTTCGTCATCGTGTCGGCGCCGACGAGCTTCGAGACGCCGTAGTCGAGGATCTTCCACTCCGTCAGCGTGCTCGACGGCAAGAAGAGGTTCTGCGGCTTCAGGTCTCGATGGATGACCCCCGCGCCGTGGAGGAGCTCGAGCCCCTTCGCCGTCGACTCGACGAGGGAGACGACCTCGTCGAGCGGGAGGTTCGTGCGATCGCGCAGGATCGCGGCGAGGTCCTGGCCCTCGAGCAGCTCCATCACGATGTAGAGGTCGCCGGCGGGGCCGCGGCCGGTGTCGCGCACCTCGACGAGGTTCGGGCCGCGGACCTTCTGCGCGATCTCCGCCTCGCGCACGAAGCGCTGCGCGAGGTCGTCGTCGCCGACCGCGCGCAGCACCTTCACCGCGACGCGCTCGCTCGCGTCGGAGCGCGCGGCGTAGACCTCGCCCATCGCGCCGCGGCCGACGATGTTGCCGAGGAGATAGCGGCCCAGCGTCTGGCCAGTGAGGCGGCCCGCGTTGCCGGCGCGGAGCGCGACGTCGAGGTTCTCGCGCACCTCGTCGAGCTGCGCCTCGCGCGTCTGCGCCACGCGCATCGCGGCGTGACCCCTCGCGACCGCCTCGTAGAGCGCGCGGCGGCTCGACCGCGTGATGAGGAGCTGGATGACCATCACCGAGCCGACGATGACCGTCATCGAGATGTGCTGCTGGAGGCGCGGGTTCTTCCAGAGCCCGGTGTCGGGCAGGACCCCGACCGTGACGAGCAACGCGAGGAGGACGTAGCCGGCGATCGCGATCGCCGCCATCACCGACGCGAACCGGCGGTCGTGATGGCTGACGAAGAACGCGAGGCCGAGGACGAAGATGGCGACGATCGGCGTGAAGACGCCGAGCGCGTAGATGAGCGCGAGCGCGCAGACCGCGCACACCGTCCCGAAGACGCGGAGCAGGTTCTTCGAGATGCCGTGACCGTCGTGCGACCGCCACCAGACGTAGGCGCCGACGAGGGCGAGCGAGACGACCGGCGCGAGGACGGTCGCGCGCTGCGTCCACGTGAGCGAGCGGAGGAGGATGACGACGACGCCGAGCGACGCGAGGATCGTGGTCGCACGACCGAACGCCGCGACGCGCTGAGACTCCTCGTCGCGGAGGACGTCCTTCGCGTCGGTCAGGTCGTCGATCTCGGGCCCCATCCGTGATGGGAGCGATGATACGTCGGTCGCGCTGTCAGCGTACGACTCTGGAGTGGCCGCTCTTCGGCTCCTCGTCGATCAAGGTGCGGAGGACGTCGAGGAGCTCGCTCGGCGTGCACGGCTTCGACAGCACCATCCGCGCGCCGCAGTCCTTCGCCTTCTGTTTGAGGTTCGGATCGGCGGTGCCGGTCAGCACGATGATGGGGATGTCCTTCGTCCGCGGATCGGCGTGCAGGATGCGCGTCGCCTCCCAGCCGTCGAGGATCGGCATCGCGAGGTCCATCACGATCGCGGCGGGGTGCGAGCGGAGCGCGCGCCGCACCGCCTGCCGACCGTTCTCCGCCGTCTCCGCGCGCATCCCCGCGTAGTCGAGGAACTCGGCATACATGTCTCGTGTGTCAGAATAGTCGTCGACGACGAGCACGAGCGGAGCGTGCCGCGTCGGTGGAACGTGCGAAGCAGCGGCCATCACGAGTCGACAGGCAAGGTTCGCACCGCCCGCAGCTCGAAGTAGCGCCGCTCCATCGGGCTCCGCGCGAGCGCGATCGCGGCGCGGAAGTGCGCGTGCGCCGCTGCATGACGGCCGCAGCGGAGCTCCGTCTCCGCGAGCGCGGCGAAGTAGAAGGGATACGTCTCGAGCCGATCGCGATCCGCGATCGCGTGGAGCTCGGCGAGCCCGCGCTCCGGTCCGTCGCGCTCCCCGATCGCGATCGCGCGGTTGAGCGCGACGACGGGCGAAGGCCGCAGCGCGAGGAGTCGATCGTAGAGGAGGACGACGACGTCCCATCGCGTCTCGCCCGCGCTCGGCGCGATCGCGTGCTCGTACGCGATCGCGGCCTCGACGTGGAGCTCGCTGATCGTGTCGCCCGTCGCCGCGAGCTCGAGGAGGCGCGCCCCCTCCGCCGCGAGCGCGCGATCGAACCGCGAGCGGTCCTGGTCCGCGAGCGCGACGAGGTCGCCGCCCGCGTCGACGCGCGCCGGGAGCCGCGCCGCGTGCAAGCACATGAGCGCGGCGAGCGCGTACGTCGACGGCGCTCGCGCCTGCGGGTGCTCGAGGAGGAGGCCGGCGAGGTGGATCGCCTCGCGACAGAGCTCGGTCCGCACCGCGAGCTCCGGATGCGCGCCGTGGTAGCCCTCGTTGAAGAGGAGGTAGAGCGCGCGCTGCACCGCCTCGAGCCGGGCGGCGACCTCGCCGGCCTGGAAGTCGAAGAGCGATCGCGTCTCGGCGAGGGCCTGCTTCGCGCGCGCGAGCCGCTTCTCGATCGCGGCCTCGCTCGCGAGGAACGCGGACGCGATCTCGCGCACGCCGAAGCCGGAGAGGACCGACAGCACGAGCCCCACCTGCGCCTCGGCCGGCACCTTCGGGTGACAGCACGAGAACATCATCCGGAGCATGCTGTCCTTGATCGCGCTCGGCGCGAGCGACTCGTCCAGCGTCGGCGACGCCGTCCACTCGCTCTCGAGCATCCGCCCGATCTCGGGCGCGAACGTGCGCGCGGTGCGCTCGCGCCGAACGACGTCGAGCGCGAGCCGCTTCGCGACCGTCATCAGCCACGCGCTCGGGTTCTCGGGGACGCCTTGCAGCTTCCACGTCTCGAGCGCGCGGCAGAGCGCCTCCTGGACGACGTCCTCCGCGAGCGGGAGGTTGTGCACGCCGAAGACGCGCGTGAGCGCCGCGAGCATCCGCGCCGCCTCGCGACGAAACAGATGCTCGGTC encodes the following:
- a CDS encoding response regulator, whose translation is MYAEFLDYAGMRAETAENGRQAVRRALRSHPAAIVMDLAMPILDGWEATRILHADPRTKDIPIIVLTGTADPNLKQKAKDCGARMVLSKPCTPSELLDVLRTLIDEEPKSGHSRVVR
- a CDS encoding glycoside hydrolase family 15 protein, encoding MDLLAISRLLTTRFVFGPNDDPATIPIAARGLIGNGRTAALVAVDGSIDWLCLPRFDSPSVFGRILDARRGGEMAIRPASRPYESLQRYDPDTNVLETLFFMNGGTLRVIDSMPWSDDPRASSHEVHRRIDCPSGSVELEIVFDPRFDYARDVPTIHLAEHGVLAEGKNGERLALSISQRQQFTPRPDGGMRATTTLTPGKHLWAVLEWDAQSVEPTASYRPYEHLRTTRRMWREWSSKLTYDGPWRHHVLRSALALKLLIYRPTGAVVAAPTTSLPEWPGGPRNWDYRFTWARDAAMTIRAANLIGYGAEAREFYHFLRDAVDDRVGLELMYTIDGKRVPEEAELDHLAGSFGARPVRIGNGARDQTQLDTTGAIVDSAHLFERFGGTLTLHAWRKLASVIERAERQWRDADHGIWEPRHGVRHNVHSKLMNWLALDRGSQLATAFGRRDLSDRWAKCAAEVHADICTNGMDASRRHFVSVYGEERPDASLLLLSTQGFLPDDDPRLAETVAWLRRELSTGPFVHRYHDADGVGGPEGAFVLCGFWLVEALALLGELDQAREIFVAHAEAANHLGLLAEEIDPTDRVQLGNFPQAFSHLGLINAALRIDLGLRLRNEGSSRAPHLVGSLTRKI
- a CDS encoding CapA family protein gives rise to the protein MRRTLARCAVLVSWAVLGSAFGACASRANDAPPVAREARHVQSAGRVELAAPERDASDERCARGGDGAAVLAFGGDVIAHEAVRESAQRGDGYGAMLAAARASLRDADLAFVNLESPVTERHGRRGPMVFHAEEPLLGALVDAGVGVVSLANNHAYDQGMKGLLDTLEAVRRSGLVAVGAGATPAEACAARHFEVKGIRIALFARTQLMNFKDDASPARVCMLDLGALKREVRAARAAGVDLVAVSLHWGNEYEAAPRREQVDVARMIALAGADLLIGHHPHVLQRVERVSAGGRDALVAYSIGNLLSNQSYDYVPDKDPLRRGDPRDVAVLRVVVEKTPPDAGPARARVREVTAVPLWTEHHEATISLVPATTRRARIAERLAVPLVDAPIEDRSCARR
- a CDS encoding RNA polymerase subunit sigma-24 — protein: MELTEHLFRREAARMLAALTRVFGVHNLPLAEDVVQEALCRALETWKLQGVPENPSAWLMTVAKRLALDVVRRERTARTFAPEIGRMLESEWTASPTLDESLAPSAIKDSMLRMMFSCCHPKVPAEAQVGLVLSVLSGFGVREIASAFLASEAAIEKRLARAKQALAETRSLFDFQAGEVAARLEAVQRALYLLFNEGYHGAHPELAVRTELCREAIHLAGLLLEHPQARAPSTYALAALMCLHAARLPARVDAGGDLVALADQDRSRFDRALAAEGARLLELAATGDTISELHVEAAIAYEHAIAPSAGETRWDVVVLLYDRLLALRPSPVVALNRAIAIGERDGPERGLAELHAIADRDRLETYPFYFAALAETELRCGRHAAAHAHFRAAIALARSPMERRYFELRAVRTLPVDS
- a CDS encoding serine/threonine protein kinase yields the protein MGPEIDDLTDAKDVLRDEESQRVAAFGRATTILASLGVVVILLRSLTWTQRATVLAPVVSLALVGAYVWWRSHDGHGISKNLLRVFGTVCAVCALALIYALGVFTPIVAIFVLGLAFFVSHHDRRFASVMAAIAIAGYVLLALLVTVGVLPDTGLWKNPRLQQHISMTVIVGSVMVIQLLITRSSRRALYEAVARGHAAMRVAQTREAQLDEVRENLDVALRAGNAGRLTGQTLGRYLLGNIVGRGAMGEVYAARSDASERVAVKVLRAVGDDDLAQRFVREAEIAQKVRGPNLVEVRDTGRGPAGDLYIVMELLEGQDLAAILRDRTNLPLDEVVSLVESTAKGLELLHGAGVIHRDLKPQNLFLPSSTLTEWKILDYGVSKLVGADTMTKGDLVGTPGYMSPEQAESKDIDARSDVFSLGAVAYRALTGRRPFGGADMPAILYQVVHGNPTRPKEIVPDIPRAIEEVLAKALAKKRDDRYATAVDFAIAFRRAAQPGPAEEEAPTATTQVRPSWSKIATGKTGRKRPPWRNDPTTLTLPPADAAKPKRP